The nucleotide sequence TATGACCAAGCATATGGCTAGAAAGCAAAAACCGTCTCTAATAACCCTGAAAGATTGTAAAGATCAGAAACAGATAAGTCTAGTAATAGCCTTACTGAATATCGTTCCTGACCGTTCCCAAGAACCCGATGTAATGTGGATCTGTAAGGTCACAATGTATGGGAGAAAAACGTCAGCTAGAAAAATTTACTTCCAAATCACAATCCCTTGTAAAGCTAGAAGTATTACTTGAAAAATCCATTGCTCCACCGTTCCAGCATATCGCCAAGATTCACAATAAATGCCCTGGAGacagataaaacaaataaatccaCCAAATTGACACTGAGTTTTGATCAGATGCTCAGACTTGACCACATATAGGATACAAAATTCATAAGATGATGATGGAACCAATGAACCATTAGAAAGGTTTTTCGTTATACCCTTTAATTGGCGGTACATATTCCCACTTCTGAGGCGTCGCCTTCTTATCTTTGCATATCTGCCATCAAGTTGTAGCAATTTCCATAACTAACTAACCTGACTATTTCAAAAAGGTATATGAATAACAAATCTGTGTTGCTTAATACCTGGAGTCCCGTTACACTATCTGTGGCTAACAGAGTCATCATCCCGAAGTCAGAATGTGCTCCACATGCATATATTCCATTTGAGGGATCAGAAACCCCTAAAGATAACAGAAGAAGCCAAGGGGTAAGTATAACATTTGACCATACAAAAAGCTTAAGAAACAGTAATGCTCTGTGATCTCTTCATAAGAAAAATACAGTACCCTGATAGCGTAACAAACGCATAGTTGCAATAGGCTTTCCAAGCATTTCCGTTCTATCGAAGTAATCCACATCCAAGTCCAGGGCTAACGCCAATAATCTTGCAATATCCTTGGAAATCCTCCTGACCATACCAAACTTTCAGTAACATGATAGAGTTATCTTTCTTCAGATTTGTCAACAAAACAGATGAAATGTTTCAACTAAACCAACGAATTTGACTAAAAGATGAGGACTTACAATGCTTCTTGATGATATTTCTCCATTGTTTCTCGCCAACCGGGTAAAACATCTACCAAAAACATCAAAGTTTTATTCAAAGAAAGTGTGTCATGAACAGAAtcaacagagaaaaagaaagaaaacactaACCAGCATCAGGCCAAGGGTTAGGGCCATAGAATGGTTTATCCCAATGAGGATCATCTTTAGGAACTTCAATTCCAATGTAATAACCTTCTTTATGATCCCCTAAACACccaccccccaaaaaaaaaagatgaattcaTCATCTCTGATcataattaaaacaatattgAAATTAAGCAAAAGAGAGAGGTGACCACCAATACCATTGACTTGATTCACAGGATCTAAAAGTTCATCAAGAACAGGTGTATAGCCTCGATGCTTCTCGTTTCTCAACaccttcatcttctcctctaACGGGAGATCAAAAAACTTCTTGCTCTGCTCGAAAACATCGTCCATGAACTCTTCGTTTATCCCATGATTGATCACATAGAAAAATCCACAATCCAAACATGCCTAAACCCAAAAATTACCCAGAATATCatgtaatcaaaatatatatatatatttgttattgaTTCTAGTTAATGATTAAAACATGCAAAATCGAAAAGAATTGAGATTGGAGACAAAACCTGTTTGAGGGAAATAACTGAGTTATGAAGATCATCGTTGGATAGATCGATACAGTTAAGAGATGAAACATTCATGGTCGAGTCTTTCGTATgattctccatctctctctctctctcgctctctctctcgctttctcTGTCGCgaaagaatctttttttttttttggggtacgACCTAATAATTAGAATCAGAATAtgccaatttttattttgttttattaaaaaaaaaaaaggaaaatgctACTTTTTTGCACAAATACTAAAAtcgaacattaaaaaaaagtctttttaagtttttattttgtaacgtGGAAGCTCCCTTGACCGACCAAAGGTTGATTAATGTTTTTACCCCCGGATTTGTTAATTACACCAGGTATCgggattttttaattatacagATTAATGAAGAAATATTTACAAGAATCTTCATTGATGCGTAATTATAGGTGTTCGCCAAAATTTTACTTacaattaaaaacgaaaaatgaaaaaaaaaaagatgtatatagTGAAAATCTAATATGGTCGAAAAGAATCGCTTATGATAAAATCTCATTTGTAACAGTTCTCATGATTtgtaatatatagttttcatgatttgtaataaataataaatctagacgaattaaaaaaaaaaaatctgcaacaTTCTAAAATTATACTCTTTCCCTTTTGTATTAGAAAAATGAACTGTTGAAGTTCCTGTTCAAAAGATGTTTGATAgctttgattatttttttattagcatTGGAGTCCGATTTTATTCTTCCAAATCCGTATATTAGTACACTTGACGACTTGGAAGATAAAACCAACTCTCAAGACATATCTTCCACGAATCCTAAACAGTTTAAACATATTTCAACTTCTGAAATCAGTTCAGAAAATGGAACTCTGATGTCACATACTCCAAGAGAACTTCACACAGGATGCAGTGACCTCTCAGCCTCATCTTCTTGTGAAGACGTATTGGCCAATCCTGATCTGGCTGAGATATCATCACATTCTGGACAGGAGGATCCACAAACCATGTCTATAGTTGCAGATGATGATAGTAGTGCGCCTGAAGAACCAATTCCTGATACGCCAAGACTTGGTACTTGTTTTGCAGGGGATGTCGATCACGATAACCATACTGGCCTGNNNNNNNNNNNNNNNNNNNNNNNNNNNNNNNNNNNNNNNNNNNNNNNNNNNNNNNNNNNNNNNNNNNNNNNNNNNNNNNNNNNNNNNNNNNNNNNNNNNNNNNNNNNNNNNNNNNNNNNNNNNNNNNNNNNNNNNNNNNNNNNNNNNNNNNNNNNNNNNNNNNNNNNNNNNNNNNNNNNNNNNNNNNNNNNNNNNNNNNNNNNNNNNNNNNNNNNNNNNNNNNNNNNNNNNNNNNNNNNNNNNNNNNNNNNNNNNNNNNNNNNNNNNNNNNNNNNNNNNNNNNNNNNNNNNNNNNNNNNNNNNNNNNNNNNNNNNNNNNNNNNNNNNNNNNNNNNNNNNNNNNNNNNNNNNNNNNNNNNNNNNNNNNNNNNNNNNNNNNNNNNNNNNNNNNNNNNNNNNNNNNNNNNNNNNNNNNNNNNNNNNNNNNNNNNNNNNNNNNNNNNNNNNNNNNNNNNNNNNNNNNNNNNNNNNNNNNNNNNNNNNNNNNNNNNNNNNNNNNNNNNNNNNNNNNNNNNNNNNNNNNNNNNNNNNNNNNNNNNTTCATTGATTTGAGCATACACCTTACATTAGATATATATACTACTCCCTTCATGGTTTTGTAATATTCAAAAGACCCATTAACACTTATGGGCTAACCAAACATAAAAGCCCAAAACTTTTAATACACAAgagtctctttcttcttccttccttcctcttcttctacctctccgacgattctcttcttcttctttatcaatcttcttcacttctttcaccaatttaaatattaatcatAGATTTGATTCCAACACTCCCTCTCAAATCTTATGATTAATCTCCAAATTAGAATTAAGAAATTTAACCTTTATCTCTTCTTGATTTTTCCGATTGATTccattttgagttttagaaacTCTCTTCACGACATCAGCGTAGCTCACCGGTATGTTTTCTTTCTCCCTCATCACCTTAATTTCTTCTTGCTGTTTCATATTCATCGAAGTTGTGCCACTCTCAGATTTAGCCTTGATCTTGTTTTCCCTTTGTTGCGTTTCACCTTCCTTAAATTGATCTGTCTTCTTTGATCCCAGATTTTGTTCTGCATGTGAGGCTAGTGCAGATTCTCTTTCTGTGTAAGCCTTTGGATTTTGTATCACTCCAAGTTTCAATCGGAGTTCTTCAAATCTTTTTGTTCCGAGAGGCTTTGTGAGGATGTCAGCCGTTTGTTCTTCACCGCTACAATACCGTAAGTTAATCACTCCTTCTTTCTCAGCTTCACGAACCACATGATAACGAATCTGAATATGCTTGGTTCTTTTGTGTTGGACTGGATTTCTCCCAATTGCTATGGCGGAAGTGTTATCACAATAGATTGGGACACTCTTGGAGGTGTTAACCTTTAATTCACCGAGCAAAAGCTTCAACCAAACAACATGATTTGTTGCAGAGCTTAATGCCATATATTCAGCTTCAGCTGTGGACTGAGCGATTGTATCTTGTTTTTGAGTTTGCCACGTAAACATTGCGCTACCCAACGTGAAGCACATTCCACTAGTACTTCGCATATCCTCCTTGTAACCTGCCCAGTCTGAATCAGAGTATCCAACAAGCTCCACTTGCCTTGATCCCTGAAAGTTTAGTCCATAATCGATGGTTCCTTTCACATACCTTAACACTCTCTTTGCCTCTTGCAGGTCAATTTCCCTTGGCTTAGCAAGACTTCTGGATAGATAAGATGCTGCAAACGCAAGATCCGGTCTGGTTGCAGCCAGATACAACAACCCTCCTATCATACTCCGATATATCCTTGGATTTGTAAGttcctcactttcttcttctcttttaccAGATGGCATAAGTGGAGTACTCACACTGTTGCATTCTCCCATTCCAAATTTTTCTAGGAGTTGTTGAGCATACTTTCTTTGACTCAAAAAGATTCATTCTTCTGTATAGGATATCTCAAATCCAAGAAAGTATCTCAGCCTTCCTAGGTCAGTCATCACAAAGTTCTTTTTCAGATTTTCTTTGAATTCACTAATCATATTCTCTTCACTTCCAGTGATGATTAGATCATCGACAAATAGGCTGATCACCATAATCTCACCCTTGCATTCTAGAGTATACATAGCTGCATCACAGTCACTTTTCTTGCACCCCTGAGACATGAAGTAAGAGTCAATTTTGCTGTACCAAGCTCTTGGTGCTTGTTTTAATCCGTATAGTGCTTTCTTGAGTTTATAGACCATATTCTCTGCTTCCTCTACTTCAAAACCAGGTGGTTGCTCCACATAAACTTCCTCTGTAATTTCTCCATTTAGAAATGCTGattttacatccatttgatgtaGATTCCATTTATTTTGAGCAGCTAGGGTAATCACTGTTCGAATTGTGTCATGTCTGGAGACAGGAGCAAAAGTCTCACCATAATCTTCTCCATAGGTTTGAGTAAACCCTCTAGCCACTAACCTTGCCTTTAGCTTTTGGATTTCACCACACTCATCTGTTTTCACTTTATATATCCATTTCACAGATATAACTTTCTTGTCAGCAGGTCTCCTTACCAATTCCCAAGTCTCATTCTTATTTATGATGTAAATTTCATCACCCATTGCCCCCCTCCATTCATTGAAGTTTATAGCCTCTTCAAAAGTGGCTGGTTCCACCCAAGTGAGGTAACAAGCCTCTTCCACTTGGTTTGCTTCACCCTCTTGTCTTTCCACTTCATGATATATTTCACTTAACTTTTTGACTTTATGAATTTGTCGAGATGAACTACCTGCTGCAGATTCACTTTCGCTTAATTGAAAAGGTATGGGGCTGACTTGTTGTCTTTCATCTCTGGTGTTTGATCTAGTTGTTGGACTTGCATCATTTCCTTGTTGCATTTCATTACAAGGTCTTTCAGAAAATCTTGCATCACTTTGGGGAATCTCAGTTTGATTCTCAACCACCTCCTGAGTCTCCCAATTCCAACTTTTATGTTCTTCAAAAACAACGTCTCTTGACACCTCAATCCTTTGTGTGTTTAGTAAATAAACTCGGTAGCCTTTGCTTACAGTACTATAGCCCATAAATACTGCCTTTTCTGACCTATCATCCAACTTCCTTCTTCGTGCTGCAGGaatcaaaacatgacatatgcaCCCGAATATCTTGAGGTGTCCTATTGATGGTTTGTGTCCACACCAGACCTCCAAAGGTGTTTTTTGATTCAATGCTTTGGTGGGAAGTCTGTTTTGGAGGTAAGTGGCTGTGAAGATAGCTTCTGCCCAGAATTTGTCTGGCATTCTCTTATTCTTTAACATACTTCTTGCCATGTCCAGTAGAGTTCTGTTTCTACGCTCAGCAACTCCATTCTGCTGAGGTGAGTATGCCACCATGAACTGTCTTTCTATCCCATTTTCTTCCAAAAACCTTGAGAACTGTTCAGACTTAAACTCACCTCCTCTATCTGACCtgattttcttgattctttttcCTGTTTGTTTCTCAACCAAGCTTTTAAATTTCTTGAAGGTGGCAAACGTCTCTGACTTCATTTTCAGAAAATACACCCACAACATGTGCGAGTAATCATCTGTGAAGGTAAGAATATACACACTCCCACTACACGATGGTGTTTGcataggtccacatatatcagTGTGGATCAGTTCCAAGATATCCTTACTCTTGGATTCTGAAACTTTTGGGAATTCTTCTCTGCATTGCTTCCCTTTCACACATGCTTCACACACTTCATGGCTTACTTTAAACTTAGGGAGTCCTTTCACCATCTCAATTGTTTGCAACATCTGCAGGTTGTGGAATCCTGAGTGTCCAAGTCTTTTGTGCCACAACTCAGACAAGTTTTCTGCTTTGGCCATTCTTACACTTTCTTCTGCTAACTGCATACGCAACAGGTAAGCATTTCTTACCATCTCTACTTCAGCAATCTTATCCCCTCGTTCATTGTGAATGATGCATTTgttatcaacaaacaaaacctgATAGCCATTTCTTGTCATCTGTGGAACACTCAACAAGTTTTTATCTATCTCTGGAACAAGAAAAACATCCTTGATAACTCTTACTCCCTTCTTGATCATTACTTCTATGTTCCCTTTTCCTGTAGTCATCAGCCTAGCACCATTTCCAATTCTGATGGGCACTTGAACAGATCTGTCAATTGTAGTGAATAATTTTTCCTCTTTGGTCATATGGTTGGTTGCACCACTGTCTATCAGCCACGTTTCATCACTGCTTGTTTGTTCTACAACATGCGCAGCATTGAACAGACATTTTCCATCTTCTGACTTTTGTTGTGTTTGCTTAACTTGTTTCGGTTTGCTTCTACATTCTTTCGCAAAGTGCCCTGTTTTTCCACAAGCAAAACAGCCTTTCCTTGGTCTAAATTGCTTGAAGGTGAAACGAGAATCATACCTTTGTGTAAGATAACAATCTTCTTCATAGTGATTGTGTTTGTTGCATATCCTACAATACATCATCTTCTCAATCTTCTTGCCTGGCATTACAACCACGATTCTT is from Camelina sativa cultivar DH55 chromosome 20, Cs, whole genome shotgun sequence and encodes:
- the LOC104768284 gene encoding 2-oxoglutarate-Fe(II) type oxidoreductase, producing the protein MENHTKDSTMNVSSLNCIDLSNDDLHNSVISLKQACLDCGFFYVINHGINEEFMDDVFEQSKKFFDLPLEEKMKVLRNEKHRGYTPVLDELLDPVNQVNGDHKEGYYIGIEVPKDDPHWDKPFYGPNPWPDADVLPGWRETMEKYHQEALRISKDIARLLALALDLDVDYFDRTEMLGKPIATMRLLRYQGVSDPSNGIYACGAHSDFGMMTLLATDSVTGLQICKDKKATPQKWEYVPPIKGAFIVNLGDMLERWSNGFFKSTLHRVLGNGQERYSIPFFLEPNHDCLVECLPTCKSESNLPKYPPIKCSTYLTQRYNETHAELSIYHQQT